Within Sphingobium aromaticiconvertens, the genomic segment CCATCCTCTTCGTCGAATATGCTGCGCCCGGCTGGTACATGCTGGCAGGGTGTAAGGGGCATAGCGCCTTCACCGTGGCCAGTGATTCCCGCAGCGCGCAGCGGCGCTATCTCCTGTTCCGTAATGCCCACATTGGAGGACTTCAGGAGCTTTTGAAGACTGTCGCGCGCAGGCCCTGTCAGACTGAAATAGCGATCCGCCTCATAATCCATGAAGATGAGGTGATGCTGGATTTCACAGAATGTCAGTCCGGGGCGAAGCGACAAGGCCATGAGACGCCTTTCCGATAACCGGTGCGCGGGAGCACCGCGCACCGGCAGTGGTGTCAGTCGTCGGAAAGGCCGACCGGGTTCTGCAGCCCGATCTCGTCACCCTGGCCAAGGCCCGGGCCCTTCGTCTCGACGCTGATTGCGCCAAGGTCGATCATATCGTCGTTGCGACGTTCGACAGTCTTTTCCATCACACGTTCCTCTTCGATAGACCGCGATCCATTTCGCGGCACCGACAAGGATGTGCCCGGCGATCGATTATAAGAATTTTATAATCCGATTATAATCGCGACCGACCTTCGATCCCCACGCATAATGGACCTCCGGGCGAATGCTAACAGGGAGAATGCAGCCTATTTCCGACGCGGGACGTGACCGTGCTGTGAGACATGAGTTGGGATCATGCGCCGCCGTCTTTAGCAAAGCCTGGACATTCACGACAGCGACCCGGTCACGCCCGCTCTGCCGGCGGCATTGATCCAAATCTATCCCGACATTTCTGCAATCGCAAATTCTGCCATCTGTAGGAGGTGCCGCGAGGGTTCGTTTTTCCCCCATTTCTGGGGATTTTCAGCATGAGTGAACCGCGAAACATTGGGTTTGTCTGAAGAACCAATGCGGCGAGGGTTGGAGCATGATCGAAATCCGTCACCTCCATTATGTCATAGCGACGGCGGAGCTTGGGAGTTTTAGCCAAGCGGCCGAGTCGCTGCGCATCAAACAATCTACGTTGAGCCAACGGATCCGTCATCTCGAGCAGCGGCTTGGCACCGACCTGTTCGAGCGCTCGACCCGCGGCGCCCGACTGACACGCGCGGGAGACCATTTTATATCGGGCGCGCGCCAGCTTGTGGCTGATCTCGACAGCCTTCATCGCGATACCATCATCTTTGGACAAGGGCGCCGCGGTGCGCTGAAGCTGGGCCTTTCAGGCGCAGTACCCAGCAGCGCGGTCCAGTCTCTCATGCTGGAATTCAGCAAACGCCATGCAGACATCCAGCTATCTGCTGCGGTCTGTGACAGACAAGCGCTTGTGCGCGACTTCGAGCGCGGCCAACTCGACGCCATCATCGTTGCAGGCCATCTGGCCCCGCCGGGCGCGGCCTATCACGCTATTGGCAGCAGCCGGCTTTTTGCCGTCATGGTCCGCGACAACCCTCTGGCATTGCGTGCGCCGCTCTTCTGGTCGGATCTGCGCGACCTTACCCTTCTACTTGCGGACAGCGCGCGCGGGGACGATCTGCTCTCCCAAGTTGCGGGACGTCTTAACATGGCCCAATCGCAGGCTGGTCTGGATCGCGCGGCGATCGTCCGTAGCCCGCTGAATTTGAATGGGCTCTACCAGCTGATTGATGCAGGCTGTTTTACCATCGTGCAGGAGAGCGCGTTCGCTCGCTTGCCCCCGCATCTGGTCGTCTTGCCCCTCCACGAGCCCCATGGCCATGCGCGCATCGATTTTGGCCTCTGCTGGCGCGAAGATGCTAGCAATCCTGCGCTTGCCCCTTTGCTTCGGACCATCATTACGGCTGCCGAGAAGCCTTACCGCTGCGATGCCTTGCAAAGGCGCGGTCCCCCGCCATGAACCGTTCCAACATGGGGCCGATGAGGCGTTCGGGAGAAACCTGCGCTTCACCCGTTTCAGTGGCCAACGCCGCAGCATAGCGCACAAGGTCGCGATGGACATTGGCAGGCAATTCCAGACTGATCTTGACGGGCTTGTCGTCCGCCAGCGATCCCAGGCGCAGCTTGGCCATCACCGATTGCCCAGAGGGGGAAGGACAAGGTCGCGCGTGATCATGACGCGCAGCGGATGGCCCGGCCGGATGGTCAAGGTCGGAGCTATCGCTACCTGACGCTGTATGATCTGTTGCCCGGCCTGATTGAAGCTGTCCTGCGACCCGCGGCGCAGCGCCCGGATGATGTCATTATCGCTATCGGCCGCCAATTCCGTGCCAAGGCCCAAAAGAGTAGAGATCATGGCAGCGCGCGCAACGCCACCCCAGTGATTGTTTACGCTGTCCTGCAAGCCCGAAAAGCCGCTGGCATCGGCGGCAGGTTGACGCTCGAGCATCATCGAGCGCCCGTCTGGCATGATGAGGCGCGTCCATGCCATCAGAAGCCGCGACTGACCGGCATCGATTTGCGAATCATACTCCCCGATCAACCTTGCGCCCTGTGGAATGAGCAGGATGCGCCCCGTCGGGCTGTCATAGACATTCTGCGTGACCTGGGCGCTGATCTGACCGGGCAGGTCGGATCGGATGCCAGTGATCAAGGCGGCGGGTATGATGCTGCCGGCCTGCAGGATGTTGGCGGACGCCACGGGTTCGACGGTAGATGAGGCGAGCGAGCGCGTGTCCATGGTGCCCGTCATGAAAGCACGTTTGGCCGCGCTACCCGATGCCGTCATTGCCGATGGGGCGACAAGGTCCGGCCCGAACGCTGGCGCGGTGGTCGGCGCTCCCGTGGCGACATGCTCCGGCGCGCTGCCCGTCGATTCGGCGCTCCCCTGTCCTATAAACAACTGGCTTGCCTGCGCAGCGTCCCGTTCCTGACGCGCCTTTTGCCGTGCTGCGACGGCCGGATCTATGGCGTGGCGATCGGATGGATAGCCTTGCCCGGAAACTTGGTTGTCGTTGCCGCCCTGTTGTGCAGCAAGGATCGGCCGTCCCAGGTCACCCGGCAGTGGCGGTCCCAATTGCGGAACCTGGCTATAGTCCTTGGGCACTGATCCCAGCCCGTCGGCCTTTGCCCGGCCCTCGGTCGCGTAGACTTCCTGGCCGACCGGTTTCTCCGGCGGCTGTAGCGCATAGATGAGAGCGCCCCCGATGCTCAAACCTGCAAACACGCCTACCCCGGCCAATGTCTTGCGCGACAGGCGCATTACCGTCGGCGCATCGCCTCCCAACTTGAACGGGGCCGCCGACGATGGCGCGGGCGAACTATCCTGATCGTTACGGCCGCTCATGGTCGGGTTCTCCTCCCGCTTGCGATCCGTGTCAGACGCACCCGCTGCGCCGTCTTCTTGTCCCCCATGCGCAACTCGGCTGCGCTGAAGAGTCGGTCGATGATGATGAAACGGTCCTGCACCCGATAATTGACGAGCTCGGCATTGCCGCCGCTTCCCAGGATGAAGACGGGCGGCATTTCGCCCTGCGCGACGCTTGCGGGAAACTCGATGAAGACCTGGCTACCGTCGTCGAATGCGCGCAGCGGTCGCCAGCTCGGCTTGTCCCCATCGATCGCGTAGCCGAAATCGAGCGAAGCGATGTTGATGCCAGCGGCGATCGGCGCCTTTGCGGCGATAGCGGCGTTGCTCCGTCGCAGCGCAATCAATTCATCCTGTGGGTAGGACCAGGATACCGACGCCATATAGGTGGTCGGGGTAGCGCGCAGTTCGAGATGATAGGTCCGCCGATCGGTGTTGATCACCAGGTTGGTCAGGAGATCGGGCCGGGTCGGCTTTGCCAGGATATGGACGCGTTGCGTCTCACCCGCACCGCTGAGCGTATCGCCGATAATCCATCGTACGGTATCGCCCGCAGCGACGGGCCCCGCGCCGACGAGCGTTTCTCCGGGCTGAAGGGCGATGTCCGTCACCTGTCCGGGTGCCGTGTAGACCTGATAAAGAGCGCCTTCCGCCCAGGGATATTGCTGCATGGCGTTGATGAAACCATTGCGCGCGGGCTCTATGCGGGCTGCGGCATTGGCAGCGACGATCCGGGTTTTGGGATCGGCAAGCCCCGGGGCGGGGGCTATGGGCGGCACCGGCTTGAGTTGCCCCGGCAACGGTAGCGGCTTGGCAACAGTCACGATCTCGACCTGTTTCTCAGGTTCCGCAATGCGCACTGCAGGCGTCTGCGTTGCCCCATGCAGGGCTGGGCGCGTCGCTGCGCAGGCCGTGGTCGTGTTTACGGAAATCAGCAAAGCCGCAATTGCGGCCCCGGAACGATGAACGTGCATCATTGGGAAAGCTCCTTCGACCAGTTGATGGCGTTGACGAACAGACCGAGCGGGTTCTTGCGCAGGGCATCGGGCGCGGAGGGTGGCTGGATCACGACCGTCACGATGGCCGACCACCGGCTTGTCTCAACCAGTGCCCCATCCTGGTATCGCCGCTCGGTCCAGGAAACGCGAAAGCTGCTGTCCGACGACCGGATCACGCTCGATATGTCGACCGCAACCTGCGTCTTGCCGACAAGCGCGAACGGGTCATTCGCCCGCGCATAATCATTGAGGACCATCGCGCCGCGATCCGTGGTGAAGTCATAGGCGCGCAGCCATGCCTGGCGCAGGACGATCGGATCGGCCGGGATGCTGCGAACCTCCTCGACGAAGCGCGCAAGATGGAAGGCGATCTGCGGATCGGTCGGACGGTATCCCGCATCGGCGGGGCCGACGGCCTGTGCTTCGCCGAACTTATCCACCTGCACGACCCAGGGCACGATCGAGCCGCGCGCCGATTGCCAGATCAAGCCGGCGGCAAGACCACCAGACAGCATCAGCGTGCCGAAAAAGGCGAGACGCCAATTGCGCGCCTGGACGCGCGCCGAGCCGATGCGATCGTCCCAAGCCTGGGCAGCACGCTGGTAAGGCGTGACCGGCTCCGGGGTCTGGCCGTACCGGATGGATGGTCGTTTGAACATGGTCAGTCCCTTCCGCTCAGATCGATTGAAGCGCCGCCACCACCGCTGTCGCCACCGCGCAATGTGTGGGCGGCGGTCGAAACCCCGTGGGCGATCGTCTGCCGCTGGCGCATTGCCGTCGCCCATTTTGGCGGCCCGGACGCAGCTTCAGCGCCACCACTGTTCGTCGATGCGCCCGATTTTCCGGCGTTGAAGCTTTGCTTCATTGCATCGGCAGCGCGGCGGAGTGGGGACGTGGCGGCAGAGCCGGCCGCTCTTCCCAACGCACCGATCCCGCCCGCGACGGCGTCTCCCCCGCTCTTGCCCGCTGCACCGGCGCTATAGGTGGCGCTGGTCGATCCGGCCGCACGGGCGGCGGCGCTCGATGCGCTCGCTACGGCCCCCCCGACAGCGCCTGCCGCGAGCCGGGCACCTGCGGCCCCGCCGGCCAGGGTGGCGCCGGCTGCAATCGCCGTACCCGCCGCTGCGCCTGCACCAAGCTGCGGGCCTCCGGTGACGATGCCATTGGCGATGCCGGGGCCGAATATGCCCAGACCAAGCAAGGACAATGAGGCGAGCGCGATCGACATGGCCTGTTCCGCAGTCGGCGCTGTTCCACCCAGCGCATTGATGAACTGGTCGAACAGTTCCGTGCCGATGCCGGTGATGACGGCGAGAACCAGGATCTTGATGCCGCTCGATACGATATGGCCAAGCACCCGCTCCGCCATGAATGCCGTCCGCCCAAAAAAGGCGAAGGGCAGCAGGACGAACCCGGCCAGCGTCACCAGCTTGAACTCGATCAGCGTGATGAACAGCTGTACGGCAAGAATGAAGAAGGCGAGGATCACGATCATCCAGGCCAACAGCAGCACGGCAATCTGGACGAAATTGGCGAAAAACGAGGTGAATCCCATCATCTCGGACGCGGACGTGAGAAGCGGTTCGCCTGCATCTAGCCCAACCGCGGCAACGCTACCCGGCTTCATGAACTCGGCGAGGCTGATGCCGGTGCCGCTCGCCTTAAGGCCCAGCCCGGCAAAGGACTGGAACAGGATTTGCGAGAGCGAGGAGAAGTTGCCGATGATGAACGCGAAAAAGCCGATATAGAGCGTCTTCTTGACCAGGCGTTGCAGGACATCCTCGTCGGCACCCCATGCCCAAAACAGCCCGGCAAGTGTCACGTCGATTGCGATCAGCGTGGTCGAGAGAAACCCGACCTCCCCGCCAAGAAGGCCAAAACCGGAATCGATATAGGCCGTGAAGGTCGCGAGGAACCCGTCGATGACACCGACATCATTCATGTCCGGTAGGCTCCTGCCCATCTGATCGGGCGTTGCGGCCATCATCTGTGCCGAAGAAGCGGCGTCGCTCGGCTTCCCAGGCCGCTTCGCAGGTTGGATCCTCTGCCGTGACGTGCCGACAGCGAACAAGGGCGGCCGCGCGATTCTCGGTCGACACCGGCATCGGTTCAGTGGGCGTGCCTCGCTGCTGGTGCATGACCGTGAGCACTGCAACCGTCAGCATGCCACCGCCTGCGATGCCCGCCAGCGCCAGGCGTCCGCTCCGCATCCTATTCGCCCGACCGCGCCATGAAACGCTGGAATCGGACGCGGCCCTCCGCCTCCGCCGTGGCTGCGCGTGCCGCTTCGATCGTCTGGGCGCGCCCCTGCGCTGCGAGCATGGCGGTGATATCGGCCAGTTGCTGGGACTGGAGCGCGACAAGCTGGTTCCCGGCCTGGGCAGCTTGCAACGCGCCCGATGCCGACTGGCTGGCTGAAACAAGATCGTCCATCGAGGTCCGGGTGCCGTCGATGTTGCCGACCACCCCGGCCTGGACCTTTAACGCATCCTCGAACGCATCGACGCTGGTGGACCAACGGTCCTGGGCACCGGCGACCAGATCGGCGTCTGAACTCGACAGCGCTATATCGCCATATTTGGTGGAGAAGGCCTGCTCGATCTGGGTCACGTCATAGGCCAGGCGCTGTGCTTGCCCCAGCAGACGCTGGGTCTGCCGCACCTGCTGCTGGAGCGCCTGAAGGCTGCTGAACGGCAAACTCGTGAGGTTTTTCGTGTCGTTGAGAAGCGAGGCCGCCTCGTTCTGCAATGACCGGATCTGGTTGTTGATCTGCTGCAAGGCGCGTGCCGCCTGCAGCACGTTGGAGGCATAGTTGGTGGGGTCATAGACGACGAGCGCCTGCGCGGGCGTCATGGCCAATGCGAGCGCAACAGCGCAGAGGCCAAGCGGGCGAACGATGAAGCGCGATGTCATGAACTTTGCTCCTTTGGCTCTTGCGTGGAAAGCAGGTCTGCCGCCCAGTCGTGACCGCATGCGCGCAGCCAGGCCGCGGCGAACTCTTCGTCGCCCGGTTGGCTCAGTATGTGGTCGATCTTCAACTGGTCGGACTTGGAGGACACGGCGGTAAAGGCGAGCGCCACCTCCTTTAGCCCTAAGTCCATCAGGCGATTGCCGCGCCGTGACTGGACATAATAATCGCGCTTTGGCGTCGCCCGCGCCAATATCTCGATCTGCCGGGCATTGAGCCCGAACCGGGCATAGATGGCGCTGATCTGCGGTTCGGTCGCCCGCTCATTGGCCAGGAATATCCGGGTCGGGCAGCTTTCGATGATGGCTGGCGCAATGGCGCTGGTTTCAATGTCGGCCAGGCTCTGCGTCGCAAAGATCACGCTCGCATTCTTCTTGCGCAGCGTCTTGAGCCATTCGCGCAATTGCGCGGCAAAGGTCGGGCTGTCGAGTACCAGCCAGCCCTCATCGATGATGACGAGGCTGGGCGATCCATCGAGCCTGTTCTCGATCCGGTGGAAAAGATAGGCCAGCACCGGAGCGGCTGCGGCGCAGCCCACCAGTCCCTCGGTTTCGAATATCTGAACATGGGCATCGCCCAGTTGTTCTGCCTCGGCATCGAGCAGGCGACCCCAAGCCCCGCCCACGCAATAGGGCTGCAGCGCCTGTTTGAGGGCTTGGGATTGCAGCAGCACCGCAAGACCCGTCAGCGTCCGTTCGTCGGGCCTCGCGCTGGCGAGCGATCGGAGCGCCGCCCACAGATGGTCCTTGGCCTGGGGATCGAGCGTGATCCCCTCCGCCTCCAGGATCGAACCGACCCATTGCGCCGCCCATGCCTGTTCGACCGGATCATCGATCCTTGCTAGAGGCTGGAGCGATACCGCCGCATTCTCGGCGTGAAGCCCGGTCCCCAGATCCTGCCATTCACCGCCCATCGCCAGCGCCGCAGCACGCATGCTGGCGCCAAAGTCGAAGGCGAAGATCTGTGCGCCCGGATAGCGGCGAAACTGCATCGCCATCAGGGCGAGCAGAACCGATTTGCCCGCGCCTGTCGGCCCTACCACCAGTGTGTGCCCGACATCGCCAACATGCAGCGAGAAGCGGAAAGGCGTCGAGCCCTCGGTTTTGGCATGGAATAGCGGCGGGCCATTGAGATGCGCATCACCCGGCGGTCCGGACCAGACGGCCGACAGCGGCATCATATGCGCAAGGTTGAGCGTGCTGATCGGCGGCTGCCGGACATTGGCGTAGACATGGCCCGGCAGCGACCCGAGCCATGCCTCAACAGCGTTGAGCCCTTCGGTCGTGCAGGTGAAATCCCGGCCCTGGATCACCTTCTCGACCAGACGAAGCTTCTCGGCGGCGATTGCAGGGTTGGTGTCCCACACCGTCACTGTGGCGGTCACATAGGCCTGGCCGATCATGTCCGAGCCCAGTTCCTGCAAGGCCAGATCGGCGTCTGCAGCCTTGTTCGATGCGTCCGTGTCCAGCAGGGTCGAGGCTTCGTTAGTCATCACCTCCTTGAGAATGGCCGCGACCGACTTGCGCTTGGCGAACCATTGTCGCCGGATTTTGCCGAGCAACCGGGTGGCATCGGCCTTGTCGAGCATGATCGCCCGCGTCGACCAGCGATAGGGAAAGGCCAGACGATTGAGTTCGTCGAGCAGGCCAGGATAGGTTGAGGTCGGAAAGCCGGTGACGGTCAGGCTGCGCAGATAGCTATTGCCGAGGCGCGGTTCCAGGCCACCGACCAGCGGTTCGTCCGCCAGGAGCGCATCGAGGTGCATCGGCGTTTCAGGTACGCGCACGTCCTGACGCTTGGTCGAGATCGTCGAGTGAAGATAGGTGAGGGTCGCGCCATCGTCGAGCCAGGCGATTTCCGGCAGGAATCCTTCAAGCAGCTGGACGATCCGGTGTGAGCGGTCGATGAAACCAGCGAGCAGTTCGGCTCCGTTGGACGTCGTTGTCGAACGGCCCTCGTAAAGCCAGCGTTCGGCCCGTGCGCTGTCCTCCGCTGGCGGCATCCACAGCAGGGTGGCATAGTAGGCGCTGTCATAATGTGCGCCCTCTTCGTGAAATTGCTCGCGTCGTTCCCGGTCCAGCAGTCGCGAGGCCGGATCAGGAAAGACGTCGTCGGGATAGTCGTTCGCTGGCACCCGCTGCGCCTCGGTGAACAAGGCCCAGCCTGAGCCGAGCCGACGCAGCGCGCTATTCAGTCGCGCGGTCGTCGCCACCAGTTCAGCGGGCGTCGCGGAATCGAGGTCAGGTCCCCGGAAACGGGCAGTGCGCTGGAACGAGCCGTCCTTGTTGAGGACGACGCCCGGCGCGACCAGTGCGGCCCAAGGCAGGAAATCGCTCAGGCTGCTCGCGGTCGAGCGATATTCACGCAGCGACATCATGCCCGTAGCCAGGTCGGATAGCGAACATGCCGCCGGGCCACATCGACGAAGTTCGGATCGTGGCGGGCGGCCCATACGCCCAGCACATGACCGATGGCCCAAAGCACGAGGCCTGCGATCCACAGCCGTAACCCGAGGCCGACGGCGCCTGCCAGCGTCCCGTTGACGATTGCCAGCGCGCGCGGCGCGCCGCCCAGAAGGATCGGCTCGGTGAGGGACCGATGCACCGGCACGTCAAAGCCTGGAACCTGTCCAACCCTATCCATCAGACGAGCGCTCCCCCGCCGAACGAGAAGAAGGAGAGGAAGAAGCTCGTTGCGGCGAACGCAATACTCAGACCGAATACGATCTGGATGAGCTTGCGAGCGCCGCCCGATGTATCACCAAATGCCAGGGTCAGGCCGGTTACCGTGATGATCATCACGGCGATGATCTTGGCGACCGGCCCTTCGATCGATTCCAGGATGGACTGGAGCGGCGCTTCCCAGGGCATCGACGATCCGGCCGCATAAGCCGGAATCACGGACGCCATAGCGAAGATGCCAGCGAGCGCCAGATGACTGGCACTCCGGCGGATTGGCATGACAGGCTGGATCATCAAACGTCTCCTTGGCTTGTGAGGGAATATTCGCCCTTGGGATTGAGGCCATCGACGCGAACAAGTTCGGCCAGACGGCGGCCATGGCCGTCGCGCACAAGCACCGCGACGATGTCGATCGTCTCGGCGATCAGGGCGCGAGGAACCGTGACGACGGCTTCCTGGATGAGCTGTTCCATTCGCCGCAGTGCGCCCATGCCCGATCCCGCGTGGATGGTGCCGATCCCGCCCGGATGGCCCGTCCCCCAAGCTTTGATCAGGTCGAGGGCTTCGGCCCCACGCACCTCACCGATCGGAATGCGGTCGGGCCGCAGGCGCATGGCGGATCGCACGAGATCGGACAGCGTGGCGACGCCATCCTTGGTTCGCATCGCGATCAGGTTGGGAGATGTGCACTGGAGCTCGCGCGTATCTTCGATGAGGACGATCCTGTCGGTCGTCCTGGCGACCTCGGCCAGAAGCGCGTTGGTGAGCGTCGTCTTGCCGGTCCCTGTGCCACCGGCCACCAGGATGTTCTGGCGCGTGGCAACGGCTTGCGCCAATATGTCGGCTTGGCGCGCAGACATGATATTGGCGGCGACATAATCCGCGAGCGTGAACACAGCGACGGCGGGCTTGCGAATGGCGAATGTCGGCGTTTGGACGACGGGCGGAAGAAGCCCCTCGAACCGCTCGCCGGTATCGGGAAGTTCGGCCGACACGCGAGGCGCTCCGTCATGAACCTCCGCGCCGACATGATGTGCGACCAGACGGATGATGCGCTCGCCGTCGGCGGCCGACAGGCAGGCCCCGGTATCGCTGAGGCCTTCGCCCAGCCGATCAACCCAGATATGCCCGTCGGGATTGAGCATGATCTCGATGACGCACGCATCGTCGAGCCAGCCGATGATCGCCGAACCGAACGCTGTGCGGAGCATGCGCGAGCCGCGTGTCCTGGCTTCTGTACGGAGCGGATATATGCTCATGGATCGACCCTGCCGATTGCCGGACCGTTGGCGGTCCAGCTCAGGGGATGAACAAGAAAGCCACATTACCCATGCCCGCAACATCCAAATCGCTTCGGCGTAATGTGGCGTAGAAAGACAGGGAAACGGCGGTTATGCGGATGCCGTTCGACGAGGGGACGGCGTTTCGTCCCCTCGTCCAGACGTTACCAATATCGATGTCGCTGGAAGATTTCGGAAAAGGAGATCAGGCCGTCGAACAGCGCCCGGATCACAAGCGACGTTCTCTTGCGCACGCCATAGCGCTCGCGCGCGAACTTGAGATGCTGGATCACTGTTTCCTTGGAGATGCCCAATATGTCGGCAATCTCGCCGTCGGTATTTCCACGAGCAGCCCATAGAACGCAGTCGCGTTGACGTTCCGTGATCGCGGAATCCCCAGACAGTGTCGTGCGGCCCAGAAGGCGTTGCCCGCGTTCGAACGCGAGCCCGCCGATGAGTTGCGCCGTCCAGATCTGATCGCGAGGCAGCGGCTCGTCGGCTCGTGTGACGAATGTACAGGATCCACTGACTTCGCCAGGGATGTGCGAGGGGACGGTAAATCCTTCGCCCAGCCCGTGGGCTTGACCGGCAGCTAGAACGGCGCGATCGGCAGGCGTCAGCGTGAGAAATCGTGGAATGGTGAGCCAGGCAAAGCCCAGATGGGTCCGGTGGCTGGCCCGTCGGATCGGATCGCGCGGCCCCAGGTCCCTGTCCACATAATAGGCGGCCCAGCCACGTGGATAATTGTGGATTTGAAGAGGTTGATTTTGTGGCATCCTCAGATCGATGTGCTCAGCCAGCGCGAAATAGTCGAAACCCATTTCCCGCGCGATCCTCGCCAGGAATTCGTATAGCATGTGCATATCCGATGCCTCCGCTAACGCAGCAGCAAGGGCATCCAACCGTCGATAACGACCCATGATAGTAGCATAATCGACCGCAAGGGCGTTCCCAACCCGCAGGTCTCGCGATTCGCCTTCCTCAATCTATGCGCTCCCCGTTCGTCCTCACAACGATCGGTGAAACGAGGTGAGCGGACAGCTTATGGCATTTTCGCTATGTGACAATTGCGTGACGGACATGTGGGATTGCCAAGCGTGCAACCTGGACCACTCAGTCCTCTCCAGCCGACGGCAGTCTGCCTCTCTTCCAAGCAGGTGATGGTCCATACGTATTGGGAAGAAGGATGCGCGATCGCCCGGCTGTCCGGCGATCCCCGTGACTATGCCGGCAGACGTACTCCTTCGGAAGGGTTCTCACCGCTACATTGCCAGGCCAGCTTCTGCGGAAACCGGATTTTCAGTGGCTCAACCTACGCCAGAACCAGCCGCAAATACGCGCGCAGCATATTACGTCCTTATTACTTTAAGTTTTTCCGGAGGTCGCGTAATATGAAAACTTGGCCCAGTCGCCCCAGAAACCATTGATTTTACGATGATTTCTGGAGCGGGCGAAGGGATTCGAACCCTCGACCCCAACCTTGGCAAGGTTGTGCTCTACCCCTGAGCTACGCCCGCTCTGGCAGCCGATTGGGAAGCCCTATCGGCGGCTGAGGCGTGGCAACTAGCAGCGGTTTTCAGGCTCGGCAAGGGGGAATGTTATAAAAATTCCGCAGCCACAAAATCTCTGGCGAAAGGGCACGGCTTCCTTGCGTCCCACCTTGCGCGCGCGGGGTGACGCTTCCCATATGGCGGGCTATAAGGATCGCAATTACCGTAAGCATTGGCAGGAGATAGACGTTGGCGACTTTGGGAATGAGCGAAAAGGACAAGGCTGCGGTGGAGGATTTCCGCCGCGATGTCGTGGACCCGTCGCGCACTTCGCTCGTCATCGTCGACT encodes:
- the trbE gene encoding conjugal transfer protein TrbE, with translation MMSLREYRSTASSLSDFLPWAALVAPGVVLNKDGSFQRTARFRGPDLDSATPAELVATTARLNSALRRLGSGWALFTEAQRVPANDYPDDVFPDPASRLLDRERREQFHEEGAHYDSAYYATLLWMPPAEDSARAERWLYEGRSTTTSNGAELLAGFIDRSHRIVQLLEGFLPEIAWLDDGATLTYLHSTISTKRQDVRVPETPMHLDALLADEPLVGGLEPRLGNSYLRSLTVTGFPTSTYPGLLDELNRLAFPYRWSTRAIMLDKADATRLLGKIRRQWFAKRKSVAAILKEVMTNEASTLLDTDASNKAADADLALQELGSDMIGQAYVTATVTVWDTNPAIAAEKLRLVEKVIQGRDFTCTTEGLNAVEAWLGSLPGHVYANVRQPPISTLNLAHMMPLSAVWSGPPGDAHLNGPPLFHAKTEGSTPFRFSLHVGDVGHTLVVGPTGAGKSVLLALMAMQFRRYPGAQIFAFDFGASMRAAALAMGGEWQDLGTGLHAENAAVSLQPLARIDDPVEQAWAAQWVGSILEAEGITLDPQAKDHLWAALRSLASARPDERTLTGLAVLLQSQALKQALQPYCVGGAWGRLLDAEAEQLGDAHVQIFETEGLVGCAAAAPVLAYLFHRIENRLDGSPSLVIIDEGWLVLDSPTFAAQLREWLKTLRKKNASVIFATQSLADIETSAIAPAIIESCPTRIFLANERATEPQISAIYARFGLNARQIEILARATPKRDYYVQSRRGNRLMDLGLKEVALAFTAVSSKSDQLKIDHILSQPGDEEFAAAWLRACGHDWAADLLSTQEPKEQSS
- a CDS encoding VirB3 family type IV secretion system protein, which translates into the protein MDRVGQVPGFDVPVHRSLTEPILLGGAPRALAIVNGTLAGAVGLGLRLWIAGLVLWAIGHVLGVWAARHDPNFVDVARRHVRYPTWLRA
- a CDS encoding TrbC/VirB2 family protein yields the protein MPIRRSASHLALAGIFAMASVIPAYAAGSSMPWEAPLQSILESIEGPVAKIIAVMIITVTGLTLAFGDTSGGARKLIQIVFGLSIAFAATSFFLSFFSFGGGALV
- the trbB gene encoding P-type conjugative transfer ATPase TrbB, translated to MSIYPLRTEARTRGSRMLRTAFGSAIIGWLDDACVIEIMLNPDGHIWVDRLGEGLSDTGACLSAADGERIIRLVAHHVGAEVHDGAPRVSAELPDTGERFEGLLPPVVQTPTFAIRKPAVAVFTLADYVAANIMSARQADILAQAVATRQNILVAGGTGTGKTTLTNALLAEVARTTDRIVLIEDTRELQCTSPNLIAMRTKDGVATLSDLVRSAMRLRPDRIPIGEVRGAEALDLIKAWGTGHPGGIGTIHAGSGMGALRRMEQLIQEAVVTVPRALIAETIDIVAVLVRDGHGRRLAELVRVDGLNPKGEYSLTSQGDV
- a CDS encoding LuxR family transcriptional regulator; the protein is MGRYRRLDALAAALAEASDMHMLYEFLARIAREMGFDYFALAEHIDLRMPQNQPLQIHNYPRGWAAYYVDRDLGPRDPIRRASHRTHLGFAWLTIPRFLTLTPADRAVLAAGQAHGLGEGFTVPSHIPGEVSGSCTFVTRADEPLPRDQIWTAQLIGGLAFERGQRLLGRTTLSGDSAITERQRDCVLWAARGNTDGEIADILGISKETVIQHLKFARERYGVRKRTSLVIRALFDGLISFSEIFQRHRYW